One genomic region from Grus americana isolate bGruAme1 chromosome 15, bGruAme1.mat, whole genome shotgun sequence encodes:
- the NDE1 gene encoding nuclear distribution protein nudE homolog 1 has protein sequence MEDSEGHHFSSVEEETRYWKELAMKYKQCAENTQEELREFQEGSREYEAELETQLQQTESRNRDLLSENNRLRMELESVKEKIEMQHSEGYRQISALEDDLAQTKAIKDQLQKYIRELEQANDDLERAKRATIMSLEDFEQRLNQAIERNAFLESELDEKENLLESVQRLKDEARDLRQELAVQQKQEKPKTPMRTTLETERTDTAVQASLSVPSTPSVHRAPNVNIPTPATFRRGLEDSYGATPLTPAARISALNIVGDLLRKVGALESKLASCRNFVYDQSPSRATVSMYMNRDVLETRLSPHQPLCDTGLVKRLEFGTRPSNIPGPMSHPSQSVVKILL, from the exons ATGGAAGACTCAGAAGGACATCACTTCAGCTCAGTGGAGGAGGAAACCAGATACTGGAAAGAGCTGGCTATGAAATACAAGCAGTG TGCTGAGAATACACAGGAGGAACTGCGTGAATTCCAAGAAGGGAGTCGAGAGTATGAAGCTGAACTGGAGACTCAGCTGCAGCAAACAGAGTCCAGAAACAGAGATCTTCTGTCAGAAAACAATCGTCTGCGAATGGAACTGGAGTCAGTTAAG GAAAAGATTGAAATGCAGCATTCAGAAGGCTACAGGCAAATCTCTGCGCTGGAAGATGACTTGGCACAGACAAAAGCTATTAAAGATCAACTTCAGAAATACATTCGAGAACTCGAGCAAGCAAATGATGACTTGGAAAGAGCAAAAAG AGCTACTATAATGTCTCTGGAGGATTTTGAACAACGTTTAAACCAGGCTATcgaaagaaatgcatttctggaGAGTGAACtggatgagaaagaaaaccttCTGGAGTCTGTGCAGCGCCTGAAAGATGAAGCTAGAG ATCTACGACAAGAGCTTGCAGTGCAGCAGAAACAGGAGAAACCCAAGACACCAATGCGAACTACCCTGGAAACAGAAAGAACGGACACTGCAGTTCAAGCATCCTTATCTGTGCCTTCAACTCCCTCTGTGCACCGGGCACCCAACGTCAACATACCCACCCCTGCGACATTTAGGAGAG GTCTTGAGGACAGTTACGGTGCAACCCCTCTCACGCCTGCTGCAAGAATATCTGCACTTAACATCGTGGGAGACTTGCTGCGAAAAGTAGGG GCTTTGGAGTCCAAGCTTGCATCTTGCCGAAACTTTGTGTATGACCAGTCTCCAAGCAGAGCCACGGTGTCCATGTACATGAACAGAGACGTCCTCGAAACACGCCTGAGTCCTCATCAGCCTCTGTGTGATACAGG GTTAGTGAAACGCCTGGAGTTTGGAACACGTCCTTCAAATATCCCAGGACCAATGAGCCATCCCTCGCAAAGCGTTGTCAAGATTCTGCTGTGA